In a genomic window of Nodosilinea sp. E11:
- the menB gene encoding 1,4-dihydroxy-2-naphthoyl-CoA synthase: MQVDWQDVKPYEDIIYQKADGIAKITINRPHKRNAFRPKTIVELYEAFSNAREDSRIGVVLLTGAGPHTDGKYAFCSGGDQSVRGHGGYVDEGGVPRLNVLDLQRLIRSMPKVVIALVAGYAIGGGHVLHVVCDLTIAADNAIFGQTGPKVGSFDGGFGASYLSRMVGQKKAREIWYLCRQYSAQEALDMGMVNCVVPVDQLEAEGVQWAQEILQKSPIAIRCLKAAFNADCDGQAGLQELAGNATLLYYMTEEGSEGRQAFLEKREPDFRQYPWLP, encoded by the coding sequence ATGCAGGTTGACTGGCAAGACGTAAAACCCTACGAAGACATCATTTACCAGAAGGCCGATGGCATCGCCAAAATCACCATCAATCGGCCCCACAAGCGCAATGCCTTTCGTCCCAAAACCATCGTCGAGCTGTACGAAGCCTTTTCTAACGCCCGCGAAGACAGCCGCATTGGCGTGGTGCTGCTGACCGGGGCTGGCCCCCACACCGATGGCAAATACGCCTTTTGCTCAGGCGGCGACCAGAGCGTGCGTGGCCACGGCGGCTATGTGGATGAGGGCGGTGTGCCCCGGCTAAATGTGCTGGATTTGCAGCGGCTGATTCGCTCGATGCCCAAGGTGGTGATTGCCCTGGTGGCGGGCTATGCGATCGGGGGTGGCCACGTGCTGCACGTGGTGTGCGACCTCACGATCGCCGCCGATAACGCCATTTTTGGCCAAACTGGCCCCAAGGTGGGGAGCTTTGACGGCGGTTTTGGGGCCAGCTACCTATCTCGCATGGTGGGGCAAAAGAAAGCCCGCGAAATCTGGTACCTGTGCCGCCAGTACAGCGCCCAGGAGGCCCTCGATATGGGCATGGTGAACTGTGTGGTGCCCGTAGACCAGCTCGAAGCCGAAGGCGTACAGTGGGCGCAGGAAATTCTGCAAAAAAGCCCGATCGCCATTCGCTGCCTCAAAGCCGCCTTCAACGCCGACTGCGACGGCCAGGCGGGGCTGCAAGAGCTGGCTGGCAACGCCACCCTGCTCTACTACATGACCGAAGAAGGCTCCGAGGGCAGGCAGGCGTTTTTGGAGAAGCGGGAGCCTGATTTTCGCCAATATCCCTGGCTGCCGTAG
- the egtD gene encoding L-histidine N(alpha)-methyltransferase gives MPSPSPIKPSPVKLYDFHPPVEDFRSAVLRGLSLPQKMLSPQFLYDKRGSELFDAICQLPEYYLTRTEMDILRANAKDIAAALGDRSLVELGSGSSQKIRILLDAAPQVATYVGVDISRQHLQEACAALMADFDGLDAIAVCADYTQPLPIESIPELRNRPTIGFFPGSSIGNLEPAEAIAFLKTVAVLGDLIVGVDLKKSPIILEPAYDDTQGISAAFALNVLVRINRELGANFDLSQFEYRAHYNEAKGRIEMAIASLCDQTVHLGDTEIGFKAGETLRTECSYKYTVDEFQLLAMEAGFQPVQVWIDRHQLFSLHHLKQM, from the coding sequence ATGCCCTCCCCCTCCCCCATCAAACCCTCCCCCGTCAAGCTCTACGACTTTCACCCGCCGGTAGAAGACTTTCGCAGCGCGGTGCTGCGGGGGCTAAGTTTGCCGCAGAAAATGCTCTCGCCCCAGTTTCTCTACGACAAGCGAGGGTCTGAGCTATTTGATGCCATCTGCCAACTGCCGGAGTATTACCTCACCCGCACCGAGATGGACATTTTGCGGGCTAATGCGAAGGACATTGCGGCGGCTTTGGGCGATCGCAGCTTAGTTGAGCTGGGCAGTGGCAGTAGCCAAAAGATTCGCATTTTGCTAGACGCTGCGCCCCAGGTGGCGACCTACGTGGGGGTCGATATATCGCGCCAGCACCTGCAAGAGGCCTGCGCGGCGCTGATGGCCGATTTTGATGGGTTAGATGCGATCGCCGTCTGTGCCGACTACACTCAACCCCTACCCATTGAGAGTATTCCTGAGCTGCGAAACCGCCCCACCATTGGCTTCTTTCCGGGCTCCTCGATTGGCAACTTAGAACCCGCTGAGGCAATTGCTTTTCTCAAAACCGTGGCGGTGCTAGGAGATTTGATCGTAGGGGTAGACCTAAAAAAATCGCCGATTATTCTCGAACCGGCCTACGACGATACCCAGGGCATTTCTGCCGCCTTTGCCTTGAATGTATTGGTGAGAATCAATCGAGAGCTGGGGGCCAACTTTGACCTGAGCCAGTTTGAGTATCGGGCGCACTACAACGAGGCCAAAGGGCGGATCGAGATGGCGATCGCCAGCCTCTGCGACCAAACCGTGCACCTAGGCGATACAGAAATTGGGTTTAAAGCGGGTGAAACCCTGCGCACCGAGTGCTCTTACAAATACACCGTCGATGAGTTTCAGCTGCTGGCGATGGAGGCTGGATTCCAGCCCGTGCAGGTGTGGATCGATCGGCATCAGCTCTTTAGCCTCCACCACCTGAAGCAGATGTGA
- the egtB gene encoding ergothioneine biosynthesis protein EgtB, translating into MTLSSAAAPASDADLANAALINRYWSVRQLSAALCQPLEIEDYGVQSMADVSPPKWHLAHTTWFFETFLLRPYLETYLEFHPSYGYLFNSYYESVGDRHPRPQRGLLSRPTVADIYQYRAHVDEAMAKLLSRQADHPAVAELTALGLHHEQQHQELLLTDLKYNLAINPLRPAYRQDVAVVKCACPTPLEFVGFAGGLYTIGHQTTDFAFDNEGPAHPVYLQDFALANRLVTNGDYLEFMADKGYQTAAHWLAEGWAMVQSEGWQAPLYWEQRDGQWWMFTLGGLQPVNLLEPVAHLSYFEADAYAQWRGCRLPTEAEWEVATARLPVEGNLLTTDHLHPQPASGNRQLQQLYGDTWEWTQSAYLPYPRFRPAPGAVGEYNGKFMCNQMVLRGGSCVTPPGHIRPSYRNFFPPSARWQFSGLRLAKG; encoded by the coding sequence ATGACTCTTTCTTCTGCAGCGGCCCCGGCTTCAGATGCCGATCTGGCGAATGCGGCTCTAATCAACCGTTATTGGTCTGTGCGCCAACTCAGTGCGGCTCTCTGTCAGCCTTTAGAAATTGAAGACTATGGCGTGCAGAGCATGGCCGATGTTAGCCCGCCCAAATGGCATTTGGCCCATACTACCTGGTTCTTTGAGACCTTTCTGCTGCGCCCATACCTAGAGACTTACTTGGAGTTTCACCCCAGCTATGGCTATCTGTTCAACTCCTACTACGAATCGGTGGGCGATCGCCATCCCCGGCCCCAACGCGGTCTACTGTCGCGGCCCACAGTAGCCGACATCTACCAATACCGCGCCCACGTCGATGAAGCGATGGCCAAGCTGCTGAGCCGCCAGGCCGACCATCCCGCCGTGGCAGAGTTGACGGCCCTCGGTCTGCACCATGAGCAGCAGCACCAAGAACTGTTGCTCACCGATCTAAAGTACAACCTGGCCATTAACCCCCTGCGCCCCGCCTATCGCCAAGACGTCGCCGTGGTCAAATGCGCTTGCCCTACACCGCTGGAGTTTGTGGGCTTTGCCGGTGGTCTCTATACAATCGGTCACCAAACCACTGACTTTGCCTTTGATAACGAAGGCCCGGCTCACCCGGTGTATTTGCAAGACTTTGCTTTGGCCAACCGCCTAGTCACTAATGGCGACTATCTAGAGTTTATGGCTGACAAGGGCTATCAAACCGCTGCTCACTGGCTGGCTGAGGGCTGGGCCATGGTGCAGAGTGAAGGCTGGCAGGCCCCGCTCTACTGGGAGCAGCGCGACGGCCAGTGGTGGATGTTTACCCTGGGCGGTTTGCAGCCGGTCAATCTGCTAGAGCCTGTAGCTCACCTCAGCTACTTTGAGGCCGATGCCTATGCCCAGTGGCGGGGCTGCCGTCTACCCACCGAAGCCGAGTGGGAAGTGGCCACTGCTCGCCTGCCGGTGGAAGGCAACCTGCTCACCACCGATCATCTGCATCCTCAGCCTGCTAGCGGCAACCGTCAGCTTCAACAGCTCTACGGCGACACCTGGGAATGGACCCAGAGCGCCTACCTTCCCTATCCTCGCTTTCGCCCCGCCCCCGGTGCCGTGGGAGAATACAACGGCAAGTTTATGTGCAACCAAATGGTGCTGCGAGGCGGTTCCTGCGTCACGCCACCGGGCCATATTCGTCCTAGTTATCGCAATTTCTTTCCGCCCAGCGCCCGCTGGCAATTTAGCGGCCTGCGACTAGCGAAGGGGTGA
- a CDS encoding DUF760 domain-containing protein, whose amino-acid sequence MSNSSGKAQDLFNGFKSSEQVNSLMQYVHSMSPETITQLSNPTSTEVQQMMEHNIIGLLGGLPSQHFDVEITTNRENLGRLLASAMMSGYFLRGAEQRMAFEHSLMSVDSVADPE is encoded by the coding sequence GTGAGCAACTCTTCCGGTAAAGCCCAAGACCTATTTAATGGCTTCAAAAGCTCTGAGCAAGTTAACTCTCTCATGCAGTACGTTCACAGCATGAGCCCCGAGACCATTACTCAGTTGTCTAACCCCACCTCTACAGAAGTCCAGCAGATGATGGAACACAACATCATCGGCCTGCTCGGCGGCCTGCCCTCCCAGCACTTCGACGTAGAAATCACCACCAACCGAGAAAACCTAGGTCGTCTGCTGGCCTCTGCTATGATGAGCGGGTATTTTCTACGGGGTGCCGAACAGCGCATGGCCTTCGAGCACTCGCTGATGTCGGTCGACTCAGTCGCTGACCCTGAGTAG
- the mutY gene encoding A/G-specific adenine glycosylase, with product MRVALLTWYTAWGRTLPWRNIDDPYAIWISEIMLQQTQVKTVLPYYRQWLKQFPTVEDLAAADQQTVLKAWEGLGYYARARNLHQAAQQIVADYQGQIPQDFEAITMLRGIGKTTAGGILSSAFNLPHAILDGNVKRVLARLVALPVPPAKALNDLWQLSEQLLDPRHPRDFNQALMDLGATLCTRRNPQCDRCPWQTHCQAYNRNIQSELPMSDTKGPLPHKQIGVAVIWNEQDQILIDRRKQEGLLGGLWEFPGGKLEPGETIEACIAREIQEELGMEIAVGDRLCTVTHAYSHFKVTLNVHHCTHLSGDPQAIECDEVRWVTLDTIEEFPFPKANIHIINALRAYAAGKTPVDVVESIAE from the coding sequence CTGCGGGTAGCCCTGCTCACCTGGTATACCGCCTGGGGCCGCACCTTGCCCTGGCGCAACATTGACGACCCCTACGCCATCTGGATCTCTGAGATCATGCTCCAGCAGACCCAGGTGAAGACGGTGCTGCCCTACTACCGGCAGTGGCTCAAGCAGTTTCCCACGGTAGAAGACCTAGCCGCCGCCGACCAACAAACTGTGCTCAAAGCTTGGGAAGGGCTGGGTTATTACGCCCGTGCTCGCAATTTGCACCAGGCTGCCCAGCAGATTGTGGCCGACTACCAGGGCCAAATTCCCCAAGACTTTGAGGCCATCACGATGCTGCGGGGCATTGGCAAAACCACGGCGGGGGGCATTCTTAGCTCGGCCTTTAACCTGCCCCACGCCATTCTTGATGGCAATGTCAAGCGGGTGCTGGCTCGGCTGGTAGCGCTACCGGTGCCTCCTGCCAAGGCGCTGAACGACCTCTGGCAACTCTCAGAACAGTTGCTCGACCCTCGGCACCCCCGCGACTTTAACCAGGCGCTGATGGATTTAGGCGCGACCCTATGTACAAGGCGCAATCCTCAGTGCGATCGCTGCCCTTGGCAGACCCACTGCCAAGCCTATAATCGCAATATTCAATCGGAGTTGCCCATGTCAGACACCAAAGGCCCCTTGCCCCACAAGCAGATCGGCGTCGCCGTGATCTGGAACGAGCAAGACCAGATTTTGATCGATCGCCGCAAGCAAGAAGGACTGTTGGGCGGCCTGTGGGAGTTCCCTGGCGGCAAACTTGAGCCGGGCGAAACGATCGAAGCCTGTATCGCACGGGAAATTCAAGAAGAACTGGGGATGGAAATTGCGGTAGGCGATCGCCTCTGCACCGTCACCCACGCCTATTCGCACTTTAAGGTCACTCTCAACGTGCACCACTGCACCCACCTAAGCGGCGATCCCCAAGCGATCGAATGCGACGAGGTGCGCTGGGTCACCCTCGACACCATCGAAGAATTTCCTTTCCCCAAAGCAAATATTCACATCATCAATGCCCTACGTGCCTATGCGGCGGGGAAAACACCGGTAGATGTGGTTGAAAGTATTGCTGAATAA
- a CDS encoding acyltransferase family protein — protein MNDAIKLKTNESKQIFFLDFIKAISIVSAVSYHSVFVPASTYSDSFLILEILFAPLRFCVPMFLAINFLLSELSFDSKPNVETWNSLKKRLSRLTIPCITWFSIAIILKLLVGNPMSTLIYQILTGEIFTGGYYLLIVLQLTLLYFCFRGQFKKPIVLAILIAAQIVIFLGIKLALSSSCWMDIITLLKLLRRPLLFYWFAYIPLGIFCHKNLSWLVSQSRCLSWKVKAFMLGGLTILLVAEYTQLSILTNGSIPPLEYLMTSCLLSIPIFFLCFASVTYQQLGTNLGEITLLFSKYSLGIFCINGILSQVFLSLGSQWFYNAEFSFAEILIVKILGWIFLFFVSLKISILLEKIGLKMLVC, from the coding sequence ATGAATGATGCTATTAAACTCAAAACAAATGAGTCAAAACAAATTTTCTTCCTAGATTTTATAAAAGCAATTAGTATTGTTTCAGCTGTATCGTATCATTCTGTTTTTGTCCCTGCCTCTACCTATTCCGACTCTTTCCTTATACTTGAAATTCTTTTCGCTCCACTCAGATTTTGTGTTCCTATGTTTTTGGCCATTAATTTTCTCCTGTCTGAGCTTAGTTTTGACAGTAAACCTAATGTTGAAACCTGGAATAGCCTAAAGAAACGATTGTCTCGCCTGACAATCCCATGTATTACCTGGTTCTCAATTGCTATTATTCTGAAGCTGTTAGTAGGAAATCCAATGTCAACGTTAATATACCAAATACTAACCGGGGAAATTTTTACTGGTGGATACTATTTGTTGATTGTGCTCCAGTTGACTCTGCTATATTTCTGTTTCAGAGGTCAGTTCAAGAAGCCGATTGTATTGGCTATTCTTATTGCTGCTCAGATCGTTATCTTTCTGGGAATTAAGTTGGCTCTATCTAGCTCTTGTTGGATGGATATAATAACTCTGCTTAAATTATTAAGACGTCCACTGCTGTTCTATTGGTTTGCTTATATTCCCTTAGGAATTTTCTGTCATAAAAATTTATCTTGGCTAGTATCCCAGTCTAGATGCTTATCTTGGAAAGTAAAAGCTTTTATGTTGGGAGGATTGACTATTCTCTTGGTCGCAGAGTATACTCAGCTCAGCATTCTTACTAATGGCTCTATCCCTCCATTAGAATACTTGATGACATCCTGTCTGCTTAGCATCCCTATATTTTTCTTGTGTTTTGCCTCAGTAACATATCAGCAGCTAGGGACTAATCTAGGGGAAATTACACTACTATTTTCGAAGTACAGTTTAGGGATATTCTGTATTAATGGAATTCTCAGTCAGGTTTTTCTTTCATTAGGCAGTCAGTGGTTTTATAATGCTGAATTTAGCTTTGCGGAAATACTGATTGTCAAAATTTTAGGCTGGATCTTTTTGTTTTTTGTCTCTCTAAAAATTTCAATTTTGCTAGAAAAAATTGGCCTTAAAATGCTAGTTTGTTGA
- a CDS encoding SLBB domain-containing protein has translation MLLSRHCPQSSIAALTVLATICAGGCIVPGLAQSPPDTLPLSTVNTLPSLLPALIVPNRYTLGSGDRLRLEVFNVPEYSQEYQVLSDGTLSLPLLGTVEVAGMSLEEASANITQRYSRFFRRPTITLILLQARSVQIAIAGEVKRPGSYTVTPEGSQAERITVTKAIQLAGGITQSANIRDIQVVRSGYGATGSDQTIVINLWELLQDGNLSQDIVLQDGDKVIIPEALTLEAEDARALASASFAPSVMTVYVVGEVANPGIVEIPPNTPLNQAILAAGGFSNRANQNAVDLIRLNANGTVSQRNIDIDFSRNIEDSLNPALRNYDTVIVSRSGLSLVSDIVGTILSPVSGILRILDGF, from the coding sequence ATGCTGCTTTCCCGCCACTGCCCTCAATCCTCAATTGCTGCGCTGACTGTACTAGCCACGATCTGCGCCGGAGGCTGTATTGTGCCGGGACTAGCACAATCGCCTCCTGATACGCTCCCTCTGTCCACCGTCAATACATTGCCATCGCTGTTGCCTGCTTTAATAGTCCCCAATCGATATACCTTAGGATCAGGCGATCGCTTACGGTTAGAGGTTTTTAATGTGCCAGAGTATAGCCAGGAGTATCAAGTTTTATCTGATGGCACTTTGAGCTTGCCCCTCCTTGGCACAGTTGAAGTGGCTGGGATGAGCCTAGAAGAAGCATCTGCAAACATTACTCAGCGCTATAGTCGTTTTTTTCGAAGGCCTACCATTACGCTCATTTTGTTGCAAGCCCGTTCGGTGCAAATTGCGATTGCCGGTGAAGTCAAACGTCCTGGCTCCTATACAGTTACTCCAGAGGGCAGCCAGGCAGAGAGAATAACGGTTACAAAAGCTATTCAACTTGCAGGAGGTATTACCCAATCTGCGAATATTCGTGATATTCAGGTGGTTCGTTCTGGATACGGAGCAACTGGTTCAGACCAAACAATTGTGATAAATCTATGGGAACTGCTGCAGGATGGCAATTTGAGCCAAGATATCGTTCTGCAAGACGGGGATAAGGTTATCATTCCAGAGGCGTTGACCCTAGAGGCAGAGGACGCGAGGGCCTTGGCCTCCGCTAGCTTTGCCCCAAGTGTGATGACTGTATATGTGGTTGGTGAGGTTGCCAATCCAGGCATAGTGGAGATTCCGCCAAACACACCGCTAAATCAGGCAATCCTCGCCGCCGGTGGTTTTAGTAATCGCGCCAATCAAAATGCCGTTGATTTGATTCGGCTTAATGCTAACGGCACCGTATCCCAGCGGAATATTGACATTGACTTTAGCCGCAACATTGAAGATAGTTTGAACCCAGCTTTACGGAACTACGACACGGTTATAGTGAGTCGCTCTGGTTTGTCGCTAGTCTCGGATATCGTCGGAACTATTTTATCTCCCGTGTCAGGCATTTTGAGGATTCTCGATGGCTTTTAA
- a CDS encoding lipopolysaccharide biosynthesis protein, with translation MTSSNTVQSVAKSSLWLTISYGFSKALQLISQIFLARILTPEMFGVWGMVMVITTLAELFKDSAIAQVLVQRGLDNKPLADAVYSLGITISVIMFVAQSLLGYPLAQFFNEPIVWPLTAITALIFLVGAGAGSHGAVLSRRMQFRELAIADSGAGLARMGGAVVCASMGFGVWSFAIAEVARAIVDAGLKRWFSRYPFRYYLRPDPEAVRNVRSYISSLVGINLAVYANTNGDNLIVGRLLGAQALGFYSMAYQLAMLPAFALSQINRVNLAVISQRDTIGQQRYVCKMLELCALLSAPIYGVGFVIAPWLIPRLYGSEWTAVVPLFQVILIFAYSRGFMSILGTTLNALNKPQINAAINWVLVPAAVPAFLIGARWLGIMGVAIAAAGVMGIGASIWFWLATSRVMACPFLLLAKPVILPTGSAAVALWGATLLPDNSPYKLALQPAVLLLIYGFVLSVGSAGRIPQMLISLVRQLFKTEPPEAKPLNPR, from the coding sequence ATGACATCATCTAATACTGTCCAGTCAGTTGCAAAAAGTAGCCTTTGGCTAACTATTAGCTATGGTTTTTCAAAGGCTCTACAGCTGATCTCACAAATTTTTCTGGCTCGTATTCTTACCCCAGAGATGTTTGGTGTCTGGGGCATGGTGATGGTGATAACAACCCTTGCAGAGCTGTTTAAAGATAGTGCAATTGCCCAAGTTTTAGTGCAGCGAGGTCTAGATAATAAGCCATTAGCGGATGCTGTCTACAGTTTGGGAATCACGATTTCAGTGATCATGTTTGTAGCCCAGAGTTTGTTGGGTTATCCTTTAGCTCAGTTCTTTAATGAGCCCATTGTTTGGCCTCTAACAGCCATCACCGCTCTTATTTTTCTGGTCGGGGCAGGAGCCGGATCTCATGGTGCTGTTCTTTCTCGCCGGATGCAGTTTCGTGAACTGGCGATCGCAGATAGCGGCGCGGGGCTCGCCCGTATGGGAGGCGCTGTCGTTTGCGCCTCAATGGGGTTTGGGGTTTGGTCTTTTGCCATTGCAGAAGTGGCCAGGGCGATCGTAGATGCGGGGCTGAAGCGTTGGTTTAGTCGATATCCGTTTCGCTACTACCTGCGGCCCGACCCGGAAGCCGTGCGCAATGTGCGCAGCTATATTAGCAGTCTGGTAGGCATTAACCTGGCTGTCTATGCCAATACTAATGGCGATAACCTGATCGTAGGTCGATTGCTGGGTGCGCAAGCCTTAGGTTTTTATAGCATGGCCTACCAACTGGCTATGCTGCCTGCTTTTGCGCTGTCTCAAATTAACCGAGTGAACCTTGCCGTTATTTCCCAGCGAGATACTATTGGCCAGCAGCGTTATGTGTGCAAAATGCTGGAACTATGCGCTCTATTGTCTGCCCCAATATATGGAGTGGGGTTTGTGATAGCTCCCTGGTTGATTCCACGGCTATATGGGTCTGAGTGGACTGCTGTAGTTCCCTTATTTCAGGTCATTCTGATATTTGCCTATTCCAGAGGCTTTATGTCTATTCTGGGAACGACTCTCAATGCTCTAAATAAGCCCCAGATTAACGCCGCTATTAATTGGGTATTAGTACCTGCCGCTGTTCCGGCTTTTCTAATCGGTGCTAGGTGGCTGGGAATTATGGGGGTTGCGATCGCTGCCGCAGGCGTTATGGGAATCGGTGCTTCGATTTGGTTTTGGCTAGCCACCAGCCGAGTTATGGCATGCCCTTTTCTACTCCTAGCCAAGCCGGTGATTTTACCCACAGGATCTGCTGCGGTCGCTCTCTGGGGAGCCACTCTTCTACCTGACAATTCGCCTTACAAGCTAGCACTTCAGCCCGCTGTACTGTTGCTAATTTACGGATTCGTTCTATCTGTAGGGTCAGCAGGGCGCATTCCTCAGATGCTTATTAGTTTAGTCCGACAGCTATTCAAGACCGAGCCGCCAGAGGCTAAGCCTTTAAATCCTCGTTAG
- a CDS encoding glycosyltransferase family 4 protein — MSLISTFDNMKIDVLMVSRTFLPMEGGIEEYVYNRCLQDPDRIVVLAANCPGADEFDRLQPFLVYRWPNPKILKKILFGGLIKQFICLFWSFVISIKLYQKHRYQYLEWGHGYDFLSLLILGYLLPIKYIVYLHGNDLLCPLKNSLLKSVFSLTLKRASCIVCNSSFTKEYLTSNFLFLTPVQVINPGVRPEKFGLSFGEYPDPVSVKAVRYQCNIPDHAILILSVGRLVKRKGFDRMIAQLPALVDKGLDVHYLVCGRGAMEGELQELAQQLGMGSRVHFAGYVPDVELGNYYAACDVFAMLTFFDATAASIEGFGIVYVEAGFFGKPVIASRVGGVVDAVHHLQNGLLVEPTSPTDLLDALSQLCADADLRERLGKTGQAFAKRQPSYQALYPSVISA, encoded by the coding sequence ATGTCATTAATCAGTACTTTTGACAACATGAAAATAGATGTTCTCATGGTTTCTCGTACTTTTCTTCCTATGGAGGGAGGGATTGAGGAATATGTATACAATCGCTGCCTGCAAGATCCTGATCGTATTGTTGTACTAGCAGCAAATTGCCCAGGGGCTGATGAATTTGATCGATTACAGCCATTTCTTGTCTACCGTTGGCCCAATCCTAAAATCTTGAAAAAGATTCTGTTTGGGGGTTTAATTAAACAGTTTATTTGCTTATTTTGGTCGTTTGTGATTAGCATCAAACTTTACCAAAAACATCGGTATCAATATCTTGAGTGGGGGCATGGGTATGACTTTCTGTCCTTGTTGATTCTTGGCTATTTATTACCTATTAAATACATCGTCTATCTGCACGGCAATGATTTGCTTTGTCCACTAAAAAATTCTCTCTTAAAATCTGTTTTTAGTTTGACTCTGAAGCGAGCTAGTTGTATTGTTTGCAATAGCTCTTTTACTAAAGAATATTTAACTAGTAATTTTTTATTCCTGACTCCTGTTCAGGTGATTAATCCTGGCGTTAGACCTGAAAAGTTTGGCCTTTCTTTTGGTGAATATCCTGATCCAGTATCAGTGAAGGCAGTTCGTTATCAATGCAACATACCAGATCATGCGATTTTAATTTTGTCAGTTGGGCGTCTAGTCAAGCGCAAGGGCTTTGATCGTATGATTGCACAACTTCCTGCGTTGGTAGATAAAGGCTTGGATGTTCACTATTTAGTTTGTGGTCGTGGTGCGATGGAAGGAGAGCTGCAAGAACTTGCGCAGCAGTTGGGGATGGGATCGAGGGTTCATTTTGCCGGCTATGTTCCCGATGTGGAACTGGGTAACTATTACGCGGCCTGTGATGTATTTGCCATGCTCACGTTTTTTGATGCGACGGCTGCCAGTATTGAAGGCTTTGGAATTGTTTATGTTGAAGCTGGCTTCTTTGGTAAACCTGTGATTGCATCACGGGTTGGTGGCGTTGTCGATGCAGTGCACCATTTGCAAAATGGTCTTCTTGTCGAGCCTACTTCACCTACTGATCTGTTAGATGCTTTAAGCCAGCTTTGTGCTGACGCAGATTTGCGAGAGCGTCTTGGAAAAACAGGGCAGGCGTTTGCAAAGCGCCAACCGTCTTACCAGGCACTATACCCATCTGTTATTTCTGCATAA
- a CDS encoding glycosyltransferase family 4 protein has protein sequence MKSIIFLSGAVPPQTGGELYNFKVSKYIASQGLEQEYVSLHKYKLFFKLNLLPFVGNFLISLFLLIVIKKSDSVLIVDHYYSKYTVLLQAFKKAFGSGKIITLVHLFDGYNSADSFGFRRYIFSFLEKTRLVFSDVIVATSEYSRREVISLGISPDIVYSLPPGLDQEDSNLLSESERNSEPRKILCVANFIPRKGQDYLIKAYASIKPSGYTLHLVGSPGKHRNYYIKIQRLIKSLKLEKQVFLHDGRNKQLVKELYLASSIFVLPSFKETFGIVLIEAMYYKLPIITTNVSAMPELVKHNENGLLVSPGNIQELARALKILTENPNIGKNMGSRGFEFVKTSYRWEETCSKFTKLVKSCLNESC, from the coding sequence ATGAAATCAATCATCTTCTTATCTGGTGCTGTTCCGCCTCAAACTGGTGGGGAGCTATATAACTTCAAGGTCTCTAAGTATATAGCGTCCCAAGGGCTTGAACAAGAGTACGTCAGTCTTCACAAATATAAGCTTTTCTTTAAACTTAACCTTTTGCCTTTTGTAGGTAATTTTCTGATTTCTTTGTTTTTGCTAATTGTGATTAAGAAAAGTGATTCCGTTTTGATTGTAGATCACTACTACAGTAAATATACTGTGCTTCTTCAAGCCTTCAAAAAGGCTTTTGGAAGTGGAAAGATAATCACTCTTGTACATCTTTTTGATGGATATAATAGTGCCGACTCTTTCGGTTTTCGAAGATACATTTTTAGTTTTTTAGAAAAAACGAGACTGGTTTTTTCTGATGTTATTGTCGCAACTAGTGAATATTCAAGAAGGGAAGTTATATCATTAGGAATTAGCCCAGATATTGTTTATTCGTTACCCCCTGGTCTGGATCAGGAAGACTCAAACTTACTTTCTGAATCTGAAAGGAATTCAGAGCCCAGAAAAATACTCTGTGTCGCTAATTTTATTCCTCGTAAGGGGCAAGATTATCTGATCAAAGCCTACGCGAGTATTAAGCCTAGCGGGTATACCTTGCATCTCGTCGGATCTCCAGGCAAACATCGAAATTATTATATAAAAATTCAGAGACTTATCAAAAGTCTGAAATTAGAAAAGCAGGTTTTTCTTCATGATGGCAGGAACAAGCAGCTGGTCAAAGAATTATACCTGGCCTCAAGTATATTTGTTCTTCCTTCCTTTAAGGAAACATTCGGAATTGTTCTGATTGAAGCAATGTATTACAAATTGCCCATTATCACTACTAATGTATCTGCTATGCCTGAACTAGTTAAACATAATGAAAATGGATTGCTTGTTTCTCCTGGCAACATTCAAGAGCTTGCTAGGGCTCTCAAAATCCTTACTGAAAATCCCAATATAGGAAAAAATATGGGAAGCCGAGGCTTTGAATTTGTCAAAACCAGTTATCGCTGGGAAGAAACATGTTCTAAATTCACGAAACTAGTTAAATCTTGCTTGAATGAAAGTTGCTAG